A single genomic interval of Spirosoma linguale DSM 74 harbors:
- a CDS encoding RNA polymerase, sigma-24 subunit, ECF subfamily (TIGRFAM: RNA polymerase sigma factor, sigma-70 family~PFAM: sigma-70 region 2 domain protein; Sigma-70 region 4 type 2~KEGG: cps:CPS_4364 ECF subfamily RNA polymerase sigma factor), producing the protein MQDEYELVEGCRRQDRIVQRQLYERFAGKLFVVCKRYIHDPDEAEDVLQDAFVKIYRHIDSFRFECPLEAWLKRIVINTALKAIRKQKPWEHTADIQELAPVLPQADESLPSLNYKYLLQLIQELPPGCRAVFNLYAIEGYNHPEIAEMLDIAEGTSKSQYARARGLLQQKLQSDKRFADGYPAKGRSE; encoded by the coding sequence ATGCAGGATGAATACGAACTAGTTGAAGGGTGCCGTCGGCAAGACCGAATTGTGCAGCGACAGCTCTACGAGCGGTTTGCCGGGAAGCTCTTTGTCGTTTGTAAACGGTATATTCATGATCCAGATGAAGCAGAAGACGTATTGCAGGATGCCTTTGTAAAGATCTATCGGCATATTGATTCGTTCCGGTTCGAGTGCCCGCTGGAAGCCTGGTTAAAACGCATAGTGATCAACACCGCGCTGAAAGCCATACGCAAACAGAAACCGTGGGAACACACAGCCGACATACAGGAGCTGGCACCCGTATTACCCCAGGCCGACGAGAGTTTACCGTCGTTGAATTATAAATACCTGCTGCAATTGATTCAGGAGTTGCCCCCCGGTTGCCGGGCCGTCTTCAATCTATACGCTATTGAAGGCTACAACCACCCTGAAATTGCAGAGATGCTCGACATTGCTGAAGGAACGTCTAAATCGCAATACGCCCGCGCCAGGGGGTTATTACAACAAAAACTACAATCGGATAAACGGTTTGCGGACGGTTACCCTGCCAAGGGCCGTTCCGAGTGA
- a CDS encoding cytochrome c class I (PFAM: cytochrome c class I~KEGG: cja:CJA_2869 carbohydrate binding protein, putative, cbp26A), with the protein MNPFHYPSLAELCRFIVFSALALLHCESLVAQNTQSGEKLFDANCAGCHNFKQDGIGPQLGGLKNAVDRAYLVEFIKSPKAQIDARVARAMDKAKKFGTVMPDFKHLTSAELDDLVAYILEKPAPVVRASSGKVALENPIISSIPQASIALNLQKVMQFPFTNKTQPRTRINKMGVHPITKETMVADLQGKIYILTANNQPDVFFDATEHFKNFINTPGLATGLGSFAFHPEYARNGLVYTTHTEPKNSATADFSYADSIPVRLQWVVNEWTVKDSRSRVLTGKPRELLRVNVVDQIHGMQEIAFNPYATPKSPDYGLLYIGIGDGGAVEKGYPFIARNKNNIWGKVLRIDPTGRTSKNGQYGIPRSNPFVGKDGLDEVYAAGFRNPNRISWTKDGKMLVSNIGQRQIESVYLVKPGKNYGWPDREGTFLIDSTANVNSVYSLPKNDARYGYSYPAAQFDHDEGNAIMGGFEYTGKQIPALAGKYIFGEIVRGRVFYINLNEIREGSQATIHEFPLKLDGQPTTLKELSKASKVDFRIGQDAAGELYLMTKSDGMMYKVVK; encoded by the coding sequence ATGAACCCGTTTCATTACCCTTCGCTTGCAGAACTTTGTCGGTTTATTGTTTTTTCAGCACTCGCTCTCCTGCACTGCGAGTCTTTAGTTGCTCAGAATACGCAAAGCGGGGAAAAACTTTTCGATGCTAACTGCGCCGGTTGCCACAATTTCAAACAGGATGGCATTGGCCCTCAACTGGGTGGGTTGAAGAACGCCGTTGACCGGGCCTATCTGGTCGAGTTTATTAAAAGTCCTAAAGCTCAGATCGATGCACGGGTGGCGCGGGCGATGGATAAAGCTAAAAAATTCGGCACCGTGATGCCTGATTTCAAGCACCTGACGTCTGCAGAACTCGATGACCTGGTCGCTTATATTCTTGAGAAACCCGCTCCCGTCGTCCGGGCCTCTTCCGGGAAAGTGGCACTGGAGAACCCGATTATCTCTTCAATACCCCAGGCATCCATTGCGCTGAACTTGCAAAAAGTCATGCAGTTTCCGTTCACGAACAAAACGCAGCCCCGCACACGGATCAACAAGATGGGGGTCCATCCGATCACGAAGGAAACGATGGTAGCCGATTTGCAGGGCAAAATCTATATCCTGACTGCCAACAACCAGCCCGATGTATTTTTTGATGCCACGGAGCATTTCAAGAATTTCATTAATACACCCGGTCTGGCGACGGGCCTGGGCAGTTTCGCATTCCATCCGGAGTATGCCCGAAATGGACTTGTTTACACGACCCACACGGAACCCAAAAATTCCGCAACCGCTGATTTCAGCTATGCCGACAGTATTCCGGTTCGATTGCAGTGGGTGGTCAATGAGTGGACCGTCAAGGATTCCCGGTCGCGTGTGCTGACGGGCAAACCCCGCGAACTGCTTCGGGTCAACGTGGTCGATCAGATTCATGGGATGCAGGAAATTGCCTTCAATCCGTACGCAACGCCTAAAAGTCCGGACTATGGCTTACTCTACATTGGCATAGGCGACGGCGGGGCCGTTGAGAAAGGGTATCCGTTTATTGCACGGAATAAAAACAATATTTGGGGCAAAGTACTACGCATAGACCCTACCGGCCGAACGAGTAAAAATGGTCAATACGGCATTCCTCGATCCAATCCATTTGTGGGTAAAGATGGGCTGGATGAAGTATATGCTGCCGGTTTTCGCAACCCCAACCGGATTTCGTGGACCAAAGACGGTAAAATGCTGGTTTCCAACATCGGTCAGCGGCAGATTGAATCCGTATATCTGGTCAAACCGGGCAAAAACTACGGCTGGCCCGACCGCGAAGGCACTTTTCTGATCGACTCGACGGCCAATGTAAACAGCGTGTACTCACTGCCAAAAAATGACGCCCGCTACGGCTACTCCTATCCGGCAGCGCAGTTCGACCACGATGAGGGCAACGCGATCATGGGCGGGTTCGAATACACCGGTAAGCAGATTCCGGCATTGGCAGGAAAATACATATTCGGTGAGATCGTTCGGGGGCGGGTTTTCTACATCAACCTCAACGAGATCAGGGAAGGCTCACAGGCGACTATCCATGAGTTCCCGCTCAAGCTGGATGGCCAGCCAACTACTCTGAAAGAGCTGAGCAAAGCCAGTAAAGTCGATTTTCGAATTGGGCAGGATGCCGCTGGCGAACTCTACCTGATGACTAAATCGGACGGTATGATGTATAAGGTAGTGAAGTAA
- a CDS encoding hypothetical protein (KEGG: GI11576 gene product from transcript GI11576- RA), which translates to MDELDKDLPDNFWRKTFDEAAETPPPRVWAAIERKLDESDGPKVVPMWGWGPASSRSFIWGSGLAAAVALLLVGWWLVNTTSTSPTSVAHIQGAAPSENVAASTRQKSSSAASSTETSPSDASATAANKVVASSGVTSRLKAERSLRNTSTERIAAMKGASETIARNEKAFDSGFAAFQQHIAAVEASQRTQSVSSRIQAVAYSASQHAESGVQGFGSSHEAAFDKLSGKPMRLRTIGAIQRIVWVRPVEVDMEPAMIKSKQKSRELWASVSMMPGSFNPTVSLKAAQPSFSNAMIAPSTGSNQSAVSSRASFSVAYQAGAGVQLNDHWSVESGVGYLSGRSTVETPAQQYLASVQMDALTNRNTGLNNLYTDALRNSVRGNDLANAPQANYSGLAANGFKSAPSYDSRSMQSVTNDYQFVQVPVQVGYQFRPRKKLSMAVLGGLITNIFVKNTVGEALVVTSKDGVYRPVSLAATMGARVRYRPSRQWSASVAGVYQPSLEAGTTADSQVQTRPTSAGMSFGVDYHF; encoded by the coding sequence ATGGATGAGTTAGATAAGGATCTGCCGGACAATTTCTGGCGAAAGACATTTGACGAAGCCGCCGAAACGCCCCCACCCCGCGTTTGGGCGGCTATAGAGCGCAAGCTCGATGAGTCCGACGGCCCAAAGGTTGTCCCCATGTGGGGCTGGGGCCCGGCATCGTCGCGCTCATTTATCTGGGGTTCAGGATTGGCCGCAGCGGTGGCACTATTGCTTGTCGGCTGGTGGCTAGTCAACACGACCTCCACGTCCCCCACATCCGTAGCTCACATACAGGGGGCTGCTCCTTCAGAAAATGTAGCTGCTTCGACGAGACAGAAAAGCTCATCAGCGGCTTCATCTACAGAAACCAGCCCGTCCGATGCATCGGCAACAGCCGCCAATAAGGTTGTAGCCTCATCCGGTGTAACGTCGCGGCTAAAGGCGGAGCGTTCCCTGCGCAATACATCAACCGAGCGGATAGCAGCTATGAAGGGTGCCAGCGAGACAATTGCCAGGAATGAAAAGGCGTTTGACTCAGGTTTTGCAGCGTTTCAACAGCATATAGCCGCTGTCGAAGCGTCGCAACGCACCCAATCGGTATCCTCCAGGATACAGGCTGTTGCTTACTCAGCCAGCCAGCATGCAGAATCTGGCGTTCAGGGATTTGGTTCATCCCATGAAGCAGCTTTCGATAAACTGTCGGGTAAACCCATGCGGCTGCGCACAATCGGTGCCATTCAGCGTATCGTCTGGGTTCGACCGGTGGAGGTTGATATGGAACCGGCGATGATAAAATCGAAGCAGAAGTCGCGGGAGTTATGGGCATCGGTAAGCATGATGCCGGGGTCATTCAACCCAACGGTATCGCTTAAGGCGGCTCAACCTTCATTTTCCAACGCAATGATTGCTCCTTCGACGGGGTCGAACCAATCGGCGGTTAGCAGCCGGGCTAGTTTTTCGGTGGCCTATCAGGCCGGGGCGGGTGTTCAGTTGAACGACCACTGGTCGGTTGAGTCTGGAGTGGGTTACCTGTCGGGTCGCTCAACGGTGGAGACACCGGCTCAGCAGTATCTGGCTTCGGTGCAAATGGATGCCCTAACCAATCGGAATACGGGGTTAAATAATTTGTACACAGATGCCCTGCGGAACAGTGTACGCGGTAATGATCTGGCAAATGCGCCCCAGGCTAATTATTCGGGTCTGGCTGCAAATGGTTTCAAATCAGCTCCGTCTTACGACAGCCGAAGCATGCAGTCAGTAACGAATGACTATCAGTTTGTACAGGTTCCCGTTCAGGTAGGGTATCAGTTCCGGCCGCGTAAAAAGCTGAGTATGGCCGTATTGGGCGGATTAATTACGAATATTTTTGTTAAAAATACTGTTGGCGAAGCCTTGGTCGTAACCAGCAAAGATGGGGTTTACCGTCCGGTATCGCTGGCAGCTACCATGGGGGCCCGGGTACGCTACCGGCCTTCGCGGCAATGGTCGGCCTCCGTAGCTGGTGTTTATCAACCCTCTCTCGAAGCGGGTACAACAGCTGACTCTCAGGTACAAACCCGGCCAACGTCGGCTGGTATGAGTTTCGGTGTCGATTATCATTTTTAA
- a CDS encoding peptidyl-prolyl cis-trans isomerase cyclophilin type (PFAM: peptidyl-prolyl cis-trans isomerase cyclophilin type~KEGG: peptidyl-prolyl cis-trans isomerase, cyclophilin-type family protein; K01802 peptidylprolyl isomerase), giving the protein MPTLLLLLACLTSFLSPPTPAKTYPVGQIKTPKGEILFWLYDETPTHKASFMKLAKANYWDTLTFNRVINNFVAQGGCPDTPAGFSDSPYLLKPEFVPTIRHIYGAVGAGRDNNPEMLSAGCQFYIVQNKKGLARLDDKYTVFGQVFKGMDVVDAIVAVKTDKTDAPLEPIKLDVNIINLTAAELKKAGYVVTKRE; this is encoded by the coding sequence ATGCCTACACTTCTTCTGTTACTAGCCTGTCTTACTTCTTTTCTTTCACCGCCAACACCGGCTAAAACGTATCCCGTCGGGCAAATAAAGACGCCCAAAGGCGAGATACTTTTCTGGCTGTATGATGAGACGCCAACCCACAAGGCTAGTTTCATGAAACTGGCCAAAGCCAACTACTGGGATACGCTGACGTTCAATCGGGTTATTAACAATTTCGTGGCGCAGGGCGGTTGCCCCGATACCCCGGCGGGTTTCTCGGATTCGCCCTATTTGCTGAAACCGGAGTTTGTACCCACTATACGGCACATTTATGGGGCCGTCGGGGCCGGGCGGGATAATAACCCGGAAATGCTCTCGGCGGGTTGCCAGTTTTATATTGTTCAGAACAAAAAGGGATTGGCCCGCCTGGATGATAAGTACACCGTCTTCGGGCAGGTTTTCAAGGGAATGGACGTAGTCGACGCTATCGTGGCTGTTAAGACCGATAAAACAGACGCGCCCCTGGAGCCGATTAAGCTGGATGTGAACATCATAAATCTCACAGCGGCCGAATTGAAGAAGGCAGGGTATGTAGTAACAAAACGTGAATAA
- a CDS encoding hypothetical protein (KEGG: scl:sce0172 hypothetical protein), producing the protein MKLLGICLLFLSLLGRCSPDKSVLAEPLATDGLIIRTGTSFGMCVGYCKHDYVISGTTLMLTQTSQARTQNQNPAKTCQTTIPQAVWDTLRAAVNPTLFIRQPEQLGCPDCADGGAEYIEVEANGQKHRVTFEHGATIPGFESLVTALRTQREAFKECK; encoded by the coding sequence ATGAAACTTCTGGGAATCTGCCTTTTGTTTCTAAGCCTTTTGGGCCGTTGCTCGCCAGATAAATCGGTTCTGGCAGAGCCTTTAGCAACGGATGGACTGATTATTCGTACCGGTACATCCTTCGGTATGTGTGTTGGCTACTGTAAACACGACTATGTAATTAGTGGTACTACCCTGATGCTCACACAAACCAGTCAGGCAAGAACACAGAACCAGAATCCAGCAAAGACTTGCCAGACGACGATACCTCAGGCTGTCTGGGATACACTCAGAGCAGCGGTCAATCCAACGTTGTTTATCCGGCAACCGGAGCAGTTGGGATGCCCTGATTGTGCCGACGGTGGTGCCGAGTACATAGAAGTGGAGGCTAATGGCCAGAAACACCGGGTCACCTTCGAGCATGGCGCTACGATTCCGGGTTTCGAATCATTGGTAACGGCCCTGCGTACGCAACGCGAGGCTTTCAAAGAGTGTAAGTAA
- a CDS encoding membrane-bound dehydrogenase domain protein (TIGRFAM: membrane-bound dehydrogenase domain protein; heme-binding protein~KEGG: bid:Bind_0907 cytochrome c class I), with the protein MKAIFSSNPIPFVLTTLGFLYLAGQTFRPATQLAVPTPGAEPSRQRSMIVGADSNTLYLPSDLEATLWAEAPMFHNPTNMDIDAKGRVWITEAVNYRKFNNKPESRLDHPEGERIVIMEDTNGDGKADASKVFVTDPELVSPLGIAVIGNKVIVSAAPNLVVYTDENGDDKPDKKEVMLTGFGGLDHDHSLHAVVAGPDGKYYFNTGNAGPHIVSDKDGWTLRSGSLYVGGTPYNKLNKGNQVSDDGRVWTGGMALRINPDGSNLKVMAHNFRNNYETALDSYGNMWQNDNDDQVVACRTSFLMEGANAGYFSSDGTRYWQGDQRPGQTIPIAHWHQEDPGVMPAGDISGAGSPTGMVMYEGDELGPQYRGMLLSAEAGRNVIFSYKPEPMGAGYRMPRTDFISTFPEVDPNYKWDAATDDTRKWFRPSDVAVGPDGAIYIADWYDPVVGGHQMKDAKGYGRIYRITPKGKKLKTPKIDLRTTQGQIAALLNPAVNVRMLGFEALVAQGEKAVEPVMGILSSSNPFHRARAIYLLAQLGAEGQFEVERLLKAVDAPVRMTAFRALRSITPENSKSIPAITASQKALLPLMGNLSVDKSAAVRREVAIALRDVPFDDCRFLLINLVKGYDGQDPWYLDALGKAADGKEEALFFDLQQTMPKNPIEWDQRTANLVWELHPPSAVTMLKKRAASPSLSADVRKQSIVALGFIKTPQAAQAMVELSKLTDREVADQALYWMGFRRGNDWAKFLNWEEVMPTNVSSQEQKMLANRQVLLDEYKSDTEKRKLALEMARDPEGGKILVGLAADKKLSDKLMKAVTPTLLKNPDQSVRTMAKEYFSVKPETSSAEVTASVTAKPEPATTSEAASPKPAMVTASSSSDPVLNQIAMLSGNERTGETVFSANCATCHKHGQLGSDVGPELTKIHQKFDKNGLLDAILHPSAGIAFGYEPWLITTKKGQTFYGFLVSDNDQAVVVRGIKGPKYTIPADQVSSKRQYKTSLMPDPVAMGLSNQQVADLAAFLLKQ; encoded by the coding sequence ATGAAAGCAATCTTCTCCTCGAACCCTATCCCATTCGTTCTAACAACGCTTGGTTTTTTATATCTGGCTGGCCAGACGTTCCGGCCAGCTACCCAACTTGCCGTTCCAACTCCCGGGGCCGAACCATCCCGGCAGCGTAGTATGATAGTTGGGGCCGATTCAAATACACTCTACCTGCCCAGTGATCTGGAGGCTACCCTGTGGGCTGAGGCTCCTATGTTCCACAACCCCACCAACATGGACATCGACGCCAAAGGGCGGGTATGGATTACGGAAGCGGTCAACTATCGAAAGTTCAACAATAAACCGGAAAGTCGGCTTGATCATCCCGAAGGCGAACGGATCGTTATTATGGAAGATACCAACGGTGATGGCAAAGCCGATGCCAGCAAGGTGTTTGTAACGGACCCGGAGCTGGTGTCGCCCCTGGGCATTGCCGTTATCGGGAACAAAGTCATTGTGTCGGCCGCCCCTAATCTGGTGGTGTACACCGATGAAAACGGCGACGATAAACCCGATAAGAAAGAGGTGATGCTGACCGGTTTTGGCGGGCTGGATCACGACCATTCGCTACACGCGGTGGTAGCCGGACCCGATGGTAAATATTACTTCAACACCGGAAACGCCGGTCCGCACATAGTAAGTGACAAAGATGGATGGACATTACGCTCGGGTAGTTTGTACGTGGGTGGAACGCCCTATAACAAACTCAACAAGGGTAATCAGGTGAGCGACGATGGGCGCGTCTGGACCGGCGGTATGGCGCTGCGGATCAATCCGGATGGGTCGAACCTGAAAGTAATGGCGCATAACTTCCGGAATAACTACGAAACGGCCCTGGATTCGTACGGCAACATGTGGCAAAATGACAACGACGATCAGGTGGTAGCCTGCCGCACGAGCTTTTTGATGGAAGGGGCCAATGCCGGGTACTTCAGCAGCGACGGTACCCGCTACTGGCAGGGCGATCAGCGGCCGGGTCAGACCATTCCAATCGCCCACTGGCACCAGGAAGACCCCGGCGTTATGCCTGCTGGCGACATCAGCGGGGCCGGTTCGCCAACGGGCATGGTCATGTACGAAGGCGATGAACTCGGGCCGCAGTACCGGGGCATGCTCCTCAGCGCCGAAGCGGGCCGCAACGTTATTTTTAGCTACAAGCCCGAGCCAATGGGAGCTGGTTACCGGATGCCCCGCACGGATTTTATCAGCACTTTCCCGGAAGTGGACCCAAATTATAAGTGGGATGCCGCCACCGACGATACCCGCAAATGGTTTCGGCCCAGTGACGTAGCCGTTGGCCCCGATGGAGCCATCTACATTGCCGATTGGTACGACCCTGTGGTAGGGGGGCATCAGATGAAGGATGCCAAAGGGTACGGACGTATCTATCGGATCACCCCCAAAGGCAAAAAGCTCAAAACGCCCAAAATAGATCTACGAACAACGCAGGGGCAGATTGCCGCGCTGCTGAACCCGGCCGTAAATGTACGGATGCTGGGTTTTGAAGCACTGGTGGCGCAGGGAGAAAAAGCCGTCGAGCCGGTCATGGGTATTCTGTCGTCATCGAATCCGTTCCACCGCGCCCGCGCTATCTACCTTCTGGCGCAGTTAGGTGCCGAAGGCCAGTTCGAGGTCGAGCGGTTGCTGAAGGCGGTCGATGCACCGGTCCGAATGACGGCCTTCCGGGCGTTACGCAGCATAACTCCCGAAAACTCGAAGTCGATTCCGGCCATTACGGCGTCGCAAAAGGCGTTATTACCACTTATGGGTAATTTGTCGGTCGACAAAAGTGCTGCCGTTCGTCGGGAAGTGGCCATTGCCCTCCGCGATGTTCCCTTTGATGACTGCCGGTTCTTATTGATAAATCTGGTAAAAGGGTACGACGGGCAAGACCCCTGGTATCTGGATGCGCTCGGCAAAGCGGCCGATGGTAAAGAAGAAGCGTTGTTCTTTGACCTTCAGCAGACAATGCCCAAAAACCCCATCGAGTGGGACCAGCGAACGGCGAACCTGGTTTGGGAGTTACATCCACCCTCGGCGGTGACGATGCTGAAAAAACGAGCGGCCAGTCCTTCATTGTCTGCCGATGTGCGGAAGCAATCCATTGTGGCGCTGGGCTTTATTAAAACGCCACAGGCCGCACAGGCAATGGTTGAGTTATCGAAGCTGACCGATAGGGAGGTGGCCGATCAGGCATTGTACTGGATGGGGTTCCGGCGTGGTAACGACTGGGCTAAATTCCTGAACTGGGAGGAAGTAATGCCAACGAACGTATCGTCGCAGGAGCAAAAGATGCTGGCCAATCGGCAAGTCCTGCTGGATGAATACAAGTCGGATACCGAAAAGCGGAAACTGGCCCTGGAGATGGCCCGCGATCCCGAAGGCGGTAAAATCCTGGTTGGCCTGGCTGCCGATAAGAAACTGTCGGATAAGTTAATGAAAGCCGTTACCCCAACCCTGCTTAAAAACCCGGATCAAAGTGTGCGGACGATGGCTAAAGAATACTTTTCGGTAAAACCGGAGACCTCTTCGGCCGAAGTAACTGCTTCGGTAACCGCTAAACCTGAACCGGCCACTACTTCCGAAGCTGCTTCCCCTAAACCGGCCATGGTGACGGCCAGCAGCAGTTCGGACCCAGTACTGAACCAAATTGCGATGCTGTCGGGAAATGAGCGGACGGGCGAGACCGTTTTCAGTGCCAACTGTGCCACTTGTCATAAGCATGGTCAACTGGGAAGCGACGTTGGCCCGGAGCTCACTAAGATTCACCAAAAGTTCGATAAAAACGGTCTGTTAGATGCCATTCTACACCCCAGCGCGGGCATTGCGTTTGGTTACGAGCCCTGGCTGATTACGACCAAGAAAGGTCAGACATTCTACGGGTTCCTTGTAAGCGACAATGATCAGGCTGTTGTGGTCAGGGGCATTAAAGGACCCAAATACACCATCCCCGCCGATCAGGTTTCGTCGAAGCGGCAGTACAAAACCAGTCTTATGCCCGATCCCGTGGCTATGGGCCTCAGCAACCAGCAAGTCGCTGATTTAGCGGCATTTTTGCTGAAGCAGTAG
- a CDS encoding Xylose isomerase domain protein TIM barrel (PFAM: Xylose isomerase domain protein TIM barrel~KEGG: ppr:PBPRB0269 putative L-xylulose 5-phosphate 3-epimerase) — protein sequence MNRRDALRYSFGAGIYALTYGAFAQTKVDSNRFRIGACDWSIGPAGDIKSFAVAKQIGLDGVQISLNTASDHEHLRKPELQRLVKEAAQQSGVQIGGLAIGMLNQIPYKSDPRTEAWVQDSVDVAKALGVKNILLAFFSNNDLKNDPKGTKVVIERLKAVAPKAEKAGVVLGIESWLSAPEHLAILDAVGSPAVKVYYDVCNSSDMGYDIFSEIRSLGKDRICEVHLKENGYLIGHGKVDLHKVKQALDDIGYVGWLHLEGAVPKGKPMLESYIENNKTVRALFA from the coding sequence ATGAATCGTCGTGATGCACTCCGTTACTCATTTGGTGCGGGAATTTATGCACTGACTTACGGTGCGTTTGCTCAAACAAAAGTCGACAGCAACCGATTCAGGATTGGTGCCTGTGATTGGTCAATCGGCCCGGCGGGCGATATAAAGTCGTTTGCCGTAGCAAAGCAGATTGGCCTGGATGGGGTACAGATAAGCCTGAATACAGCGTCGGATCATGAACACCTCCGCAAGCCGGAACTTCAGCGGTTAGTGAAGGAGGCTGCGCAACAGTCGGGCGTTCAGATTGGCGGACTGGCCATCGGTATGCTCAACCAGATTCCGTATAAATCAGACCCGCGTACTGAAGCCTGGGTACAAGACAGCGTAGATGTCGCTAAAGCACTGGGCGTAAAGAATATTCTTCTGGCCTTCTTCTCGAACAACGATTTGAAGAACGACCCGAAAGGCACGAAAGTCGTTATCGAACGCCTGAAGGCCGTTGCACCAAAAGCCGAAAAAGCCGGGGTAGTGCTGGGTATCGAGTCCTGGTTGTCGGCGCCTGAACATTTGGCTATTCTGGACGCCGTTGGCTCTCCGGCGGTAAAGGTGTATTACGACGTCTGCAATTCATCGGACATGGGGTATGATATTTTTAGCGAAATCCGGTCGTTGGGTAAAGACCGGATCTGCGAAGTTCACCTGAAAGAAAACGGCTACCTGATTGGCCATGGAAAAGTCGATTTGCATAAGGTTAAACAGGCGCTGGACGACATTGGCTATGTAGGCTGGTTACACCTTGAAGGGGCCGTGCCCAAAGGGAAACCGATGTTGGAAAGTTATATTGAGAATAATAAAACGGTGCGAGCGCTATTCGCCTGA
- a CDS encoding proteinase inhibitor I4 serpin (PFAM: proteinase inhibitor I4 serpin~SMART: proteinase inhibitor I4 serpin~KEGG: hypothetical protein): MKTTLFSTVSAAVTGILLTAVSCNTSTVTPTPGTTAELRVSAPFVNQTTQFAFDLAKQVNAQDGPAKNVFISPLSLHMALGMILNGANGQTAQEIQKTLKLDAQTLAEANTTYQNLMANLPGVDPKVTMRLANSVWYRNTFTVETAFQDLLKQTFSADISAQDFNNPATVGTINSWASQKTNGKIPKVIDQIQPDNVLFLMNALYFKGDWTTRFDAAKTTDSPFTLVSDAQTTVRMMRLNTQLNHASRPGYSAFELPYGAGNYVMTVLLPTSNTTADALINNLNSDEWALLQKDMTKSLFDIGLPKFTVNYEAKLNNVLSTLGMPTAFTDRADFTKINAKGGLLLSFVKQNTFVAVDETGTEAAAVTTDGISTTSVQMPTLCDRPFVFVIHEKTSGTVLFVGKIADPTKTNA; this comes from the coding sequence ATGAAAACAACTCTCTTTTCAACCGTTTCCGCAGCTGTAACCGGTATTCTGCTCACAGCTGTCAGCTGCAATACATCCACAGTTACCCCAACACCCGGCACAACCGCTGAACTGCGTGTTTCGGCTCCTTTTGTCAACCAAACGACTCAATTCGCTTTTGATCTGGCCAAACAGGTAAACGCACAGGATGGTCCGGCAAAAAACGTGTTTATTTCGCCCCTTAGCCTTCATATGGCGTTAGGCATGATACTGAATGGAGCTAATGGCCAAACGGCTCAGGAGATCCAGAAAACGCTCAAACTGGACGCGCAAACGCTGGCCGAAGCTAATACAACGTATCAGAACCTGATGGCCAATCTGCCGGGAGTCGACCCGAAGGTTACGATGAGGCTGGCAAACTCTGTTTGGTACCGGAATACGTTTACCGTCGAAACGGCTTTTCAGGACTTGCTGAAACAGACCTTCAGCGCAGACATATCGGCTCAGGATTTTAACAACCCGGCCACCGTTGGCACAATCAACAGCTGGGCCAGTCAGAAAACCAATGGCAAAATCCCAAAGGTAATTGATCAGATACAACCCGACAATGTTCTGTTTCTGATGAACGCGCTGTATTTCAAAGGCGACTGGACGACTCGCTTCGATGCCGCCAAAACCACCGACTCACCCTTTACGCTGGTTTCCGACGCTCAGACAACCGTCCGGATGATGCGGCTGAATACCCAGTTGAACCACGCATCGCGGCCAGGCTATTCGGCATTCGAACTTCCGTACGGAGCGGGTAATTATGTGATGACGGTGCTGCTGCCCACCAGCAACACAACAGCCGATGCACTGATTAACAACCTGAACAGTGATGAGTGGGCACTGCTTCAAAAAGACATGACCAAGAGTTTATTTGATATTGGCCTGCCCAAATTCACGGTAAACTACGAAGCGAAGCTAAACAATGTGCTAAGCACACTGGGTATGCCAACGGCCTTTACGGATCGGGCAGACTTCACCAAAATAAACGCAAAGGGCGGCTTACTGCTGAGCTTTGTGAAGCAGAATACGTTTGTGGCAGTTGATGAAACAGGCACCGAAGCGGCTGCCGTAACGACCGACGGTATTTCAACCACATCGGTCCAAATGCCAACTCTGTGCGACCGGCCGTTTGTGTTCGTTATCCACGAGAAAACATCGGGTACGGTGCTGTTTGTCGGCAAAATCGCAGATCCGACTAAAACCAACGCCTGA